One stretch of Arachis duranensis cultivar V14167 chromosome 1, aradu.V14167.gnm2.J7QH, whole genome shotgun sequence DNA includes these proteins:
- the LOC110279553 gene encoding uncharacterized protein LOC110279553 isoform X2: MSFRAIEAFLVIVWNKKRVGYTYELTLKVKGELNLRGEKSVGGHIDVPEFSFGELDDLQLLQHKVCSSDQPRWKPAKRLGFCLFQFNITTVDF, from the exons ATGTCGTTTCGAGCCATTGAG GCATTCTTGGTGATAGTTTGGAATAAAAAACGAGTTGGTTACACATATGAGTTGACTTTAAAGGTCAAAG GGGAATTGAATTTGAGAGGAGAGAAGTCGGTTGGAGGCCATATAGATGTCCCAGAATTCTCGTTTGGCGAATTGGATGACTTGCAG CTTTTGCAGCATAAAGTTTGTTCCTCAGATCAACCAAGATGGAAGCCAGCCAAG AGGCTTGGATTTTGTTTGTTCCAGTTCAATATAACAACAGTTGACTTCTGA
- the LOC110279553 gene encoding uncharacterized protein LOC110279553 isoform X3: protein MSFRAIEAFLVIVWNKKRVGYTYELTLKVKGELNLRGEKSVGGHIDVPEFSFGELDDLQMGHATIKSIKFVPQINQDGSQPRGLDFVCSSSI, encoded by the exons ATGTCGTTTCGAGCCATTGAG GCATTCTTGGTGATAGTTTGGAATAAAAAACGAGTTGGTTACACATATGAGTTGACTTTAAAGGTCAAAG GGGAATTGAATTTGAGAGGAGAGAAGTCGGTTGGAGGCCATATAGATGTCCCAGAATTCTCGTTTGGCGAATTGGATGACTTGCAG ATGGGCCATGCAACAATCAAGAG CATAAAGTTTGTTCCTCAGATCAACCAAGATGGAAGCCAGCCAAG AGGCTTGGATTTTGTTTGTTCCAGTTCAATATAA
- the LOC107483620 gene encoding 26S proteasome regulatory subunit 6B homolog, with protein sequence MGSSAMVLEPKPSSEPPPSLPSSKSDYLLGGYGIDSAASDEDDLYSRLKTLQRQLEFIDIQEEYVKDEQKNLKRELLRAQEEVKRIQSVPLVIGQFMEMVDRNNGIVGSTTGSNYYVRILSTINRELLKPSASVALHRHSNALVDVLPPEADSSISLLSQSEKPDVTYNDIGGCDIQKQEIREAVELPLTHHELYKQIGIDPPRGVLLYGPPGTGKTMLAKAVANHTTAAFIRVVGSEFVQKYLGEGPRMVRDVFRLAKENAPAIIFIDEVDAIATARFDAQTGADREVQRILMELLNQMDGFDQTVNVKVIMATNRADTLDPALLRPGRLDRKIEFPLPDRRQKRLVFQVCTAKMNLSDEVDLEDYVSRPDKISAAEIAAICQEAGMHAVRKNRYVILPKDFEKGYRTNVKKPDTDFEFYK encoded by the exons ATGGGTTCCTCCGCGATGGTTCTCGAACCTAAACCCTCTTCAGAGCCACCACCGTCTCTCCCATCATCAAAATCCGACTACCTCCTGGGCGGTTACGGCATAGACTCCGCCGCCTCCGACGAAGACGACCTCTACAGCCGCCTCAAGACTCTGCAGCGCCAGCTGGAGTTCATCGACATCCAAGAAGAGTACGTCAAGGACGAGCAGAAGAATCTGAAGCGCGAGCTCCTTAGGGCTCAGGAAGAAGTGAAGCGGATCCAATCGGTGCCGCTAGTTATTGGACAGTTCATGGAGATGGTTGATAGGAATAACGGTATCGTTGGATCTACAACTGGATCCAACTACTACGTGAGGATTCTCAGCACGATCAACAGAGAGTTGTTGAAGCCTTCAGCTTCTGTGGCTCTTCACCGTCACTCCAACGCGCTTGTTGACGTGCTTCCTCCTGAGGCTGATTCCAGCATCTCGCTACTTAGCCAATCTGAGAAGCCCGACGTCACTTACAAT gatATTGGAGGATGTGATATCCAAAAGCAGGAAATTCGTGAGGCTGTGGAGCTGCCCCTTACACACCATGAGCTATACAAACAAATTGGTATTGATCCCCCTCGAGGTGTTCTACTCTATGGACCCCCAGGAACTGGAAAAACAATGCTTGCCAAGGCTGTTGCTAATCATACTACTGCAGCATTCATTAGGGTTGTGGGATCTGAGTTTGTTCAAAAATATCTTGGTGAG GGTCCAAGGATGGTTCGTGATGTATTTCGTCTTGCAAAAGAGAATGCTCCTgctattatatttattgatgAGGTTGATGCGATAGCTACTGCTAGGTTTGATGCCCAAACTGGTGCTGATAGAGAAGTACAACGTATTCTTATGGAGCTTTTGAATCag ATGGATGGTTTTGACCAAACTGTGAATGTTAAAGTGATTATGGCAACTAACCGAGCTGACACTTTGGATCCTGCTCTCTTGCGTCCTGGAAGGCTTGATCGCAAAATTGAGTTTCCTTTGCCTGATAGACGCCAAAAGAGGCTTGTATTTCAG GTATGCACGGCTAAAATGAACTTAAGTGATGAGGTGGACCTGGAAGATTATGTTTCACGACCTGATAAAATTAGTGCTGCCGAG ATAGCAGCAATCTGTCAAGAAGCAGGCATGCATGCTGTTCGCAAGAACAGATACGTCATATTGCCAAAGGACTTTGAGAAGGGTTATAGGACGAACGTGAAGAAGCCCGATACTGACTTCGAATTTTACAAGTGA
- the LOC110279553 gene encoding uncharacterized protein LOC110279553 isoform X4: MSFRAIEAFLVIVWNKKRVGYTYELTLKVKGELNLRGEKSVGGHIDVPEFSFGELDDLQHKVCSSDQPRWKPAKRLGFCLFQFNITTVDF; encoded by the exons ATGTCGTTTCGAGCCATTGAG GCATTCTTGGTGATAGTTTGGAATAAAAAACGAGTTGGTTACACATATGAGTTGACTTTAAAGGTCAAAG GGGAATTGAATTTGAGAGGAGAGAAGTCGGTTGGAGGCCATATAGATGTCCCAGAATTCTCGTTTGGCGAATTGGATGACTTGCAG CATAAAGTTTGTTCCTCAGATCAACCAAGATGGAAGCCAGCCAAG AGGCTTGGATTTTGTTTGTTCCAGTTCAATATAACAACAGTTGACTTCTGA
- the LOC110279553 gene encoding uncharacterized protein LOC110279553 isoform X1, with product MSFRAIEAFLVIVWNKKRVGYTYELTLKVKGELNLRGEKSVGGHIDVPEFSFGELDDLQMGHATIKSFCSIKFVPQINQDGSQPRGLDFVCSSSI from the exons ATGTCGTTTCGAGCCATTGAG GCATTCTTGGTGATAGTTTGGAATAAAAAACGAGTTGGTTACACATATGAGTTGACTTTAAAGGTCAAAG GGGAATTGAATTTGAGAGGAGAGAAGTCGGTTGGAGGCCATATAGATGTCCCAGAATTCTCGTTTGGCGAATTGGATGACTTGCAG ATGGGCCATGCAACAATCAAGAG CTTTTGCAGCATAAAGTTTGTTCCTCAGATCAACCAAGATGGAAGCCAGCCAAG AGGCTTGGATTTTGTTTGTTCCAGTTCAATATAA